The window TGCATATCAGCACCAAGCTTAACCGCAGCCACCTGGTGACCGGCAAAGACGCGCTGATCCTGCCGACGCTCGGCCGCACCGAACTGGACATGCAGGCCAGCGGCTCACAGTACATCACGGTCGAGGACTCGTTCAGCATGGTGCACGCCTCGGAAGGCATCGGCAAACCGCTGGCGGATACTCAACGTTCGGAGACGGCGATCGTCTGCGGCATCGCCGACGCCGTGCTGGGTACGCAACAGCTGGACTGGCTGGAATTGGCCGACGACTACTCGCTGATCCGCGATCACATCGCCGCCACCATTCCCGGCTTCGAGGATTTCAACCGGCGCTGCGAGCAACCCGGCGGCTTCTACCTGGGCAATGCCGCCGCCGAACTGCGCTTCGCCACGCCAAGCGGCAAGGCGGAATTCAGCGACGCCGCGCTGCCGACCACCCTGTTCCCGCAGCTGGGCGGCGAGCAAGCGCCGTTTACCCTGCAGACGCTGCGCTCGCACGATCAGTACAACACCACCATCTATGGTCTGGATGACCGCTACCGCGGCGTTTACGGTCAGCGCGAAGTGCTGTTCATCCATCCGGAAGATCTGGCGGCGCTGGGCCTGCAGGATGGCGAACGGGTAGAGATAGAAACCCTGTGGAACGACGGCGTGGTACGTAAGGTGGATGGATTCAAGCTGGTGAGTTACGACATTCCGCGTGGCAACCTGGCGGCCTACTACCCGGAAACCAACCCGCTGGTGCCGCTGGCCAGCTTCGGCGACGGCACCGGCACCCCGACGTCGAAGTCGATCCCGGTGGCGATTCGCCGCAGCGAGCAGCAACCGTCGCTGCGCATCGCCTGAAAACGCGCGCCCGGTTCACGCCGGGCGCGCCAATATTTCCAGGATAGTCTGCAATTCCTCGGACAGCTGATGCCGCCGCCAGACGAAATAGAGATCGCTCACGCCCTCCTCGCCCATTTCCACCACCTTCAGCCCCGGCGCCGGCAAGATCAGCGGCAGCAACGAGCCGGGCACGCAGGCGACGCCGCAACCATCCTTCACGCAGGCTGCCATCGCGGCATAAGATTCCATTTCCAGCGTCATGCGCGGTTTCAGCCCGCGCGAGGCCAGCCAGTGATCGACCTTCAGCCGGAACGAGCACTCGCGGCTGAACGTGTAAAACTCCAGCGGCGCCAGCGTGGCGGCGTCGGGTTGCCCGACATCCGCCGGCATCAGCAGCACCAGCCGTTCGTCAAACGCCTTTTGGCTAGCCAGCAGCGGATGCTCAATCGGGCCGTCGGTGATCGCCAGATCGAGATCGCTGTCGATCAACATGCGTTCCAGCACCAGCGAGTCGCGGCTCAGCACGTTGATGTGCAAATGGGGCTGTAAACGGCGCAGCCGGGCGATGCGCGCCGGCAAGTGACTGACCAGCGAAAAATCCAGCGCCCCGAGGTTCAGCAGCCCATGCTGTTGCTCGCCGGCGAACAGCTGTTTGCTGCGCTCGGCCTGCGCCACGATGTCGCGCGCCTGCTGGTAGAACAGCCGGCCTTTGGGATTCACGTACAGCCGGTTCTTGTCGCGG of the Serratia marcescens subsp. marcescens ATCC 13880 genome contains:
- a CDS encoding LysR family transcriptional regulator, with protein sequence MKLSQLKFFCTVVEHKTIAAAARELHCVPSNVTLRLRELEESLGGELFFRDKNRLYVNPKGRLFYQQARDIVAQAERSKQLFAGEQQHGLLNLGALDFSLVSHLPARIARLRRLQPHLHINVLSRDSLVLERMLIDSDLDLAITDGPIEHPLLASQKAFDERLVLLMPADVGQPDAATLAPLEFYTFSRECSFRLKVDHWLASRGLKPRMTLEMESYAAMAACVKDGCGVACVPGSLLPLILPAPGLKVVEMGEEGVSDLYFVWRRHQLSEELQTILEILARPA